In a genomic window of Caloenas nicobarica isolate bCalNic1 chromosome 1, bCalNic1.hap1, whole genome shotgun sequence:
- the BTLA gene encoding B- and T-lymphocyte attenuator: MKAPPVMLIKGILLYILLVMLSQSNYQVYGFDATDCPAEIRVKRHSQYKVYIGNSLIIDCPVHYCKKKPVMQWCKLEVATCMLVKEGKAEWKSRVFTLEFFSVHQNDSGLYRCRAIENNLHSESHGITVIVEEKSENIITISPENTTGISEEFQEAGNYKIWHIICASAAVGLCCPFIVVCMFWCLRRYHAKKKRTPLTQQRQVSLVSSPAAAPSHAPGTTQASEESSSLYYCSMASPLQALHSNTIYDNDVPPWNAQRTVPGAPHNDPVIPSIPVLPENLDALTYASLNHSASAERCQRRELTVENDLTEYASINVKK, translated from the exons gaTTTGATGCCACCGATTGTCCAGCTGAAATTCGAGTTAAAAGACACTCCCAATACAAAGTTTATATTGGGAACTCTTTGATTATAGACTGTCCAGTTCACTACTGCAAGAAAAAGCCAGTCATGCAGTGGTGCAAGTTGGAGGTGGCTACATGTATGCTGGTGAAGGAGGGTAAAGCAGAATGGAAGTCCAGGGTGTTTACTCTGGAGTTTTTCTCAGTTCATCAGAATGATAGCGGACTGTATCGTTGTCGAGCAATAGAGAACAACTTGCACAGTGAGAGCCATGGAATAACTGTTATTGTTGAAG AAAAGTCTGAAAACATTATCACAATTTCACCAGAAA ATACCACTGGCATCTCAGAAGAGTTCCAAGAAGCTGGAAACTACAAGATATGGCACATTATTTGTGCTTCAGCAGCTGTGGGTCTATGTTGTCCTTTCATTGTCGTGTGCATGTTCTGGTGTCTAAGGAGGTACCATG caaagaaaaaaagaactccATTAACCCAACAGAGACAAGTGAGCCTG GTCAGCagtccagcagctgctccatcccacGCTCCTGGGACAACTCAAGCTTCAGAAGAAAGCTCCTCACTTTACTATTGCTCCATGGCAAGCCCACTGCAGGCCTTGCACAGCAACACAATTTATGACAACGATGTCCCTCCCTGGAATGCTCAGAGGACAGTGCCTGGGGCACCTCACAATGATCCTGTTATTCCTTCCATCCCAGTTTTACCTGAAAACCTAGATGCCCTCACATATGCTTCACTAAATCattctgcttctgcagaaagATGCCAGAGAAGGGAACTGACTGTGGAAAATGACCTTACAGAATATGCCTCCAttaatgtaaaaaagtaa